Proteins encoded together in one Xenopus laevis strain J_2021 chromosome 6L, Xenopus_laevis_v10.1, whole genome shotgun sequence window:
- the igfbp1.L gene encoding insulin-like growth factor-binding protein 1, producing the protein MMAKENFSCCSLFASLLFIAAAIVVAEPLHCAQCTEERLALCPPVSNDCPELAREPGCGCCLTCALKRGEPCGVYTARCGKALSCHPKAGESRPLYALTRGHGVCMDDEDLKRQRASEAADGKDYAEHENAAPEVTDLSHDQTSPFLRLFPEGLDKLDPWNAITVYESWKARKMLERRKWKELQGPCQKDLYKTMDKLAKAQQRPGEDMFKFHIPNCNRNGFYHSKQCEASLDSERGKCWCVFPLTGKRIPGSPENRGDLNCQHFLNAQE; encoded by the exons ATGATGGCTAAGGAAAACTTCTCTTGCTGTAGTCTCTTTGCTTCTCTGCTTTTCATAGCAGCAGCAATTGTGGTGGCAGAGCCTCTTCACTGTGCCCAGTGCACTGAAGAGAGGTTAGCTCTTTGTCCACCAGTCTCAAACGATTGTCCAGAGTTGGCTAGAGAGCCAGGATGCGGCTGCTGCCTGACTTGCGCTCTAAAGCGAGGAGAGCCCTGTGGGGTGTACACTGCGAGGTGTGGAAAGGCTCTCAGCTGCCACCCAAAGGCAGGAGAATCTCGCCCCTTGTATGCACTCACGAGAGGCCACGGGGTTTGTATGGATGATGAAGATCTCAAAAGGCAACGGGCTAGTGAGGCTGCAG ATGGAAAGGATTATGCAGAACATGAAAACGCTGCTCCCGAGGTTACAGACCTTTCTCATGACCAGACTTCACCATTCCTTCGATTATTTCCTGAAGGCTTAGACAAACTTGATCCTTGGAATGCTATCACCGTGTACGAGAGTTGGAAGGCACGAAAGATGCTTGAGCGCAGGAAATGGAAGGAACTTCAA GGTCCATGCCAAAAAGATCTTTACAAAACAATGGATAAACTGGCCAAGGCTCAACAAAGACCAGGAGAAGATATGTTCAAATTTCATATTCCCAACTGCAATAGAAATGGTTTCTATCACAGCAAGCAG tgTGAGGCCTCCTTAGACAGCGAGCGTGGAAAATGCTGGTGTGTCTTCCCCTTGACTGGGAAAAGAATTCCTGGATCCCCTGAAAACAGAGGCGATTTGAATTGTCAGCATTTCCTTAATGCTCAAGAATAG